One Echeneis naucrates chromosome 16, fEcheNa1.1, whole genome shotgun sequence DNA window includes the following coding sequences:
- the syt12 gene encoding synaptotagmin-12 isoform X1, with protein sequence MEAPSPSEQAGCSTMSSAQGGDLSGYHLSVVRNPPGWEIGIYLTGFLVLLGVAGLNIWKLWKSGTFPAPSPFPNFDYRYLQEKYGTSFSEVRQKRVAANNHRRTSTTSSRKASLALGDTPDCFRDLGHLELMSRELDPTGMAQLNRSISTDSLSSISSIANNFGHDFTVGQLEVTLEFETSRQLGQGMAALHITLHQGKDLLEREEGDFPGCFIRVSLGPEELNVGITRVQTNAFTVIFDERFSIPMDLPTLEEYSLRFAAFGIDTDERNISAGVAELKLSDLDLTIRPFSTWLYLQDVNKAVDAVGEILLSLSYLPTAERLTVVVAKCKNLVWTNGKNTADPFVKVYLLQDGRKISKKKTSTKRDDTNPIFNEAMIFSVPSIVLQELSLRVTVAEATEDGRGENLGHVIIGPEASGMGITHWNQMLATLRKPVSMWHPLRRI encoded by the exons atggAGGCTCCATCTCCGTCTGAACAG GCTGGCTGCAGCACCATGTCCTCGGCTCAGGGTGGGGATCTATCAGGCTACCATCTTAGTG TGGTGCGTAACCCGCCTGGCTGGGAGATTGGCATTTACCTAACGGGCTTCCTTGTGCTGCTGGGTGTGGCTGGCCTCAACATCTGGAAGCTGTGGAAATCTGGCACCTTCCCTGCGCCATCCCCTTTCCCCAACTTTGACTATCGATACCTGCAAGAAAAATATGGAACCTCCTTCTCAGAAGTCAGACAAAAG AGAGTGGCGGCTAACAACCACCGGCGGACTTCCACTACCTCAAGTCGTAAGGCCAGCCTGGCCCTCGGTGACACTCCAGATTGCTTCAGGGACCTTGGCCACCTGGAGCTGATGAGCAGGGAGCTGGACCCAACTGGCATGGCCCAGCTAAATCGTTCCATCTCTACTGACTCGCTCAGCTCCATATCCTCCATCGCCAACAACTTTGGCCACGACTTCACAGTCGGCCAGCTGGAGGTGACGCTGGAGTTTGAGACATCAAGGCAGCTGGGCCAGGGAATGGCAGCGCTCCACATCACTCTGCACCAGGGCAAAGatctgctggagagagaggagggagactTCCCCGGCTGCTTCATCAGAGTCTCCCTGGGGCCAGAGGAGCTAAATGTTGGAATCACACGG GTCCAGACAAACGCATTCACCGTGATTTTTGATGAACGCTTCTCCATCCCCATGGACCTGCCCACTTTGGAGGAGTACAGCCTGCGCTTTGCTGCATTTGGTATTGACACTGATGAGAGAAACATCAGTGCAGGAGTAGCAGAGCTCAAACTGTCAGACCTAGACCTGACCATCAGGCCATTCAGCACTTGGCTCTACCTTCAAGATGTTAATAAG GCGGTGGATGCAGTGGGGGAGATTCTCTTGTCTCTCAGCTATTTGCCGACAGCAGAGCGCCTCACTGTGGTCGTGGCCAAGTGCAAAAACCTGGTGTGGACCAATGGCAAGAACACTGCAG ATCCGTTCGTCAAAGTTTATCTCCTGCAAGACGGGAGGAAGATTAGCAAGAAGAAGACTTCCACCAAGAGGGACGACACAAACCCCATATTCAACGAAGCCATGATCTTCTCTGTGCCATCCATTGTCCTTCAG GAGCTCTCCCTGAGGGTGACAGTGGCAGAGGCCACAGAAGACGGCAGGGGCGAGAATCTGGGTCATGTGATCATCGGCCCCGAGGCCAGCGGGATGGGGATCACCCACTGGAACCAGATGCTGGCCACCCTGAGGAAGCCCGTGTCCATGTGGCACCCCCTGCGCAGGATCTAG
- the syt12 gene encoding synaptotagmin-12 isoform X2 yields MSSAQGGDLSGYHLSVVRNPPGWEIGIYLTGFLVLLGVAGLNIWKLWKSGTFPAPSPFPNFDYRYLQEKYGTSFSEVRQKRVAANNHRRTSTTSSRKASLALGDTPDCFRDLGHLELMSRELDPTGMAQLNRSISTDSLSSISSIANNFGHDFTVGQLEVTLEFETSRQLGQGMAALHITLHQGKDLLEREEGDFPGCFIRVSLGPEELNVGITRVQTNAFTVIFDERFSIPMDLPTLEEYSLRFAAFGIDTDERNISAGVAELKLSDLDLTIRPFSTWLYLQDVNKAVDAVGEILLSLSYLPTAERLTVVVAKCKNLVWTNGKNTADPFVKVYLLQDGRKISKKKTSTKRDDTNPIFNEAMIFSVPSIVLQELSLRVTVAEATEDGRGENLGHVIIGPEASGMGITHWNQMLATLRKPVSMWHPLRRI; encoded by the exons ATGTCCTCGGCTCAGGGTGGGGATCTATCAGGCTACCATCTTAGTG TGGTGCGTAACCCGCCTGGCTGGGAGATTGGCATTTACCTAACGGGCTTCCTTGTGCTGCTGGGTGTGGCTGGCCTCAACATCTGGAAGCTGTGGAAATCTGGCACCTTCCCTGCGCCATCCCCTTTCCCCAACTTTGACTATCGATACCTGCAAGAAAAATATGGAACCTCCTTCTCAGAAGTCAGACAAAAG AGAGTGGCGGCTAACAACCACCGGCGGACTTCCACTACCTCAAGTCGTAAGGCCAGCCTGGCCCTCGGTGACACTCCAGATTGCTTCAGGGACCTTGGCCACCTGGAGCTGATGAGCAGGGAGCTGGACCCAACTGGCATGGCCCAGCTAAATCGTTCCATCTCTACTGACTCGCTCAGCTCCATATCCTCCATCGCCAACAACTTTGGCCACGACTTCACAGTCGGCCAGCTGGAGGTGACGCTGGAGTTTGAGACATCAAGGCAGCTGGGCCAGGGAATGGCAGCGCTCCACATCACTCTGCACCAGGGCAAAGatctgctggagagagaggagggagactTCCCCGGCTGCTTCATCAGAGTCTCCCTGGGGCCAGAGGAGCTAAATGTTGGAATCACACGG GTCCAGACAAACGCATTCACCGTGATTTTTGATGAACGCTTCTCCATCCCCATGGACCTGCCCACTTTGGAGGAGTACAGCCTGCGCTTTGCTGCATTTGGTATTGACACTGATGAGAGAAACATCAGTGCAGGAGTAGCAGAGCTCAAACTGTCAGACCTAGACCTGACCATCAGGCCATTCAGCACTTGGCTCTACCTTCAAGATGTTAATAAG GCGGTGGATGCAGTGGGGGAGATTCTCTTGTCTCTCAGCTATTTGCCGACAGCAGAGCGCCTCACTGTGGTCGTGGCCAAGTGCAAAAACCTGGTGTGGACCAATGGCAAGAACACTGCAG ATCCGTTCGTCAAAGTTTATCTCCTGCAAGACGGGAGGAAGATTAGCAAGAAGAAGACTTCCACCAAGAGGGACGACACAAACCCCATATTCAACGAAGCCATGATCTTCTCTGTGCCATCCATTGTCCTTCAG GAGCTCTCCCTGAGGGTGACAGTGGCAGAGGCCACAGAAGACGGCAGGGGCGAGAATCTGGGTCATGTGATCATCGGCCCCGAGGCCAGCGGGATGGGGATCACCCACTGGAACCAGATGCTGGCCACCCTGAGGAAGCCCGTGTCCATGTGGCACCCCCTGCGCAGGATCTAG
- the cat gene encoding catalase isoform X1, with protein MAGNRDKTTDQMKIWKENRGVQTLDTLTTGAGHPIGDKLNLQTAGPRGPLLVQDVVFTDEMAHFDRERIPERVVHAKGAGAFGYFEVTHDVSRYCKAKVFEHVGKTTPIAVRFSTVAGESGSADTVRDPRGFAVKFYTEEGNWDLTGNNTPIFFIRDALLFPSFIHTQKRNPQTHMKDPDMVWDFWSLRPECLHQVSFLFSDRGLPDGYRHMNGYGSHTFKLVNADGERVYCKFHYKTDQGIKNLSVEEADRLASTNPDYAIGDLFNAIANGNYPSWTFYIQVMTFEQAEKFQFNPFDLTKVWSHKEYPLIPVGRMLLNRNPVNYFAEVEQLAFDPSNMPPGIEPSPDKMLQGRLFSYPDTHRHRLGANYLQIPVNCPFRARVANYQRDGPMCMFDNQGGAPNYYPNSFSAPECQPQCVESKFKVSPDVGRYNSADEDNTTQVRTFYTQVLNEEERQRLCQNMAGALKGAQVFIQNRMVENLKAVHPDYGNRVQNLLNKYNAEAQKSSTVHVYSRPGASAISASSKM; from the exons ATGGCAGGCAACAGAGATAAAACCACCGACCAGATGAAGATATGGAAGGAGAACAGAGGCGTTCAG ACGCTGGACACCTTGACCACAGGGGCTGGCCATCCCATTGGAGACAAGCTGAACCTGCAGACTGCAGGACCCAGGGGCCCTCTGCTGGTCCAAGATGTAGTCTTCACAGACGAGATGGCCCACTTTGACAGGGAACGAATCCCTGAGAGAGTGGTGCATGCCAAAGGCGCAG GGGCGTTCGGCTACTTTGAGGTGACTCATGATGTCTCCCGTTACTGCAAGGCAAAGGTGTTTGAGCATGTTGGCAAAACGACACCTATTGCTGTGCGCTTCTCCACTGTCG CGGGGGAGTCAGGATCAGCAGACACTGTGCGAGACCCACGCGGCTTTGCTGTTAAGTTTTACACTGAAGAGGGCAACTGGGACCTGACAGGCAACAACACCCCCATTTTCTTTATCAGAGATGCCTTGTTG TTCCCATCGTTCATCCATACCCAGAAGCGTAATCCTCAAACCCACATGAAAGACCCTGATATGGTGTGGGACTTCTGGAGCCTGAGGCCTGAGTGTCTGCATCAG GTGTCTTTCCTGTTTAGTGATCGAGGTTTGCCGGATGGTTACCGTCACATGAATGGCTATGGCTCACACACCTTCAAACTGGTCAATGCTGATGGAGAGAGAGTCTACTGCAAGTTCCACTACAAG ACTGATCAAGGAATCAAGAATCTGTCAGTGGAAGAAGCGGACCGCCTGGCGTCCACCAACCCAGATTATGCTATTGGAGACCTGTTTAATGCTATCGCCAATGGCAACTACCCATCCTGGACATTTTACATCCAGGTCATGACCTTTGAGCAGGCGGAGAAATTCCAATTCAATCCCTTTGATCTTACCAAG GTTTGGTCACATAAAGAATACCCATTGATCCCAGTGGGCAGAATGCTTCTCAACAGGAACCCAGTCAACTACTTTGCAGAGGTGGAACAGTTGGCCTTTGACCCCAGCAACATGCCACCAGGCATCGAACCAAGCCCAGACAAAATGCTCCAG GGGCGTCTCTTCTCCTACCCAGACACACATCGACACCGTCTGGGAGCCAACTACCTGCAGATTCCAGTCAACTGCCCCTTCAGAGCCCGTGTGGCTAACTACCAGCGTGATGGCCCAATGTGTATGTTTGATAACCAAG GTGGAGCTCCAAACTATTATCCCAACAGCTTCAGTGCCCCGGAGTGCCAGCCACAGTGTGTGGAGTCCAAGTTCAAGGTGTCTCCAGATGTTGGCCGTTACAACAGTGCAGATGAAGATAACACCACACAG GTGCGTACCTTCTATACCCAGGTGCTGAACGAAGAGGAGCGCCAGAGACTTTGCCAGAACATGGCAGGGGCCCTGAAGGGAGCTCAGGTCTTCATCCAGAATCGCATG GTTGAGAATTTGAAGGCTGTCCATCCAGACTATGGAAATAGGGTTCAGAACCTCCTGAACAAGTACAATGCGGAGGCCCAGAAG AGCTCAACTGTGCATGTTTACAGCCGTCCAGGGGCTTCAGCCATTTCTGCATCCTCCAAGATGTAA
- the ifitm5 gene encoding interferon-induced transmembrane protein 5 — MDNHSYNFPSDCTPLTNCKSARKLAGSTVVNMGSTGKSPPRDYLVWSLCNTLYVNFCCLGFMALIYSIKARDQKTQGNLQMAQECSDKAKWYNILAAGWNLLIPLLAIVLLVLLLVHLGSSKGSFDFLGEDGFQNFMKLFSW, encoded by the exons ATGGACAACCATTCGTACAATTTCCCTTCCGACTGCACCCCACTCACCAACTGCAAGTCTGCCCGTAAGCTGGCTGGATCCACCGTGGTCAACATGGGCAGCACTGGCAAGAGCCCTCCCCGGGACTATCTAGTCTGGTCACTGTGCAACACTTTGTATGTTAACTTCTGCTGCCTGGGATTCATGGCTCTCATCTATTCCATCAAG GCCAGGGACCAGAAGACTCAGGGTAACCTTCAGATGGCTCAGGAGTGTTCTGACAAGGCCAAGTGGTACAACATCCTGGCAGCTGGCTGGAACCTCCTGATTCCACTTCTGGCCATCGTCTTGCTCGTCCTCCTACTTGTCCACCTGGGCTCATCCAAGGGTTCCTTCGACTTCCTCGGGGAGGACGGCTTCCAAAACTTCATGAAACTGTTCAGCTGGTAG
- the cat gene encoding catalase isoform X2 — protein sequence MAGNRDKTTDQMKIWKENRGVQTLDTLTTGAGHPIGDKLNLQTAGPRGPLLVQDVVFTDEMAHFDRERIPERVVHAKGAGAFGYFEVTHDVSRYCKAKVFEHVGKTTPIAVRFSTVAGESGSADTVRDPRGFAVKFYTEEGNWDLTGNNTPIFFIRDALLFPSFIHTQKRNPQTHMKDPDMVWDFWSLRPECLHQVSFLFSDRGLPDGYRHMNGYGSHTFKLVNADGERVYCKFHYKTDQGIKNLSVEEADRLASTNPDYAIGDLFNAIANGNYPSWTFYIQVMTFEQAEKFQFNPFDLTKVWSHKEYPLIPVGRMLLNRNPVNYFAEVEQLAFDPSNMPPGIEPSPDKMLQGRLFSYPDTHRHRLGANYLQIPVNCPFRARVANYQRDGPMCMFDNQGGAPNYYPNSFSAPECQPQCVESKFKVSPDVGRYNSADEDNTTQVRTFYTQVLNEEERQRLCQNMAGALKGAQVFIQNRMVENLKAVHPDYGNRVQNLLNKYNAEAQKVNTMLSSTVHVYSRPGASAISASSKM from the exons ATGGCAGGCAACAGAGATAAAACCACCGACCAGATGAAGATATGGAAGGAGAACAGAGGCGTTCAG ACGCTGGACACCTTGACCACAGGGGCTGGCCATCCCATTGGAGACAAGCTGAACCTGCAGACTGCAGGACCCAGGGGCCCTCTGCTGGTCCAAGATGTAGTCTTCACAGACGAGATGGCCCACTTTGACAGGGAACGAATCCCTGAGAGAGTGGTGCATGCCAAAGGCGCAG GGGCGTTCGGCTACTTTGAGGTGACTCATGATGTCTCCCGTTACTGCAAGGCAAAGGTGTTTGAGCATGTTGGCAAAACGACACCTATTGCTGTGCGCTTCTCCACTGTCG CGGGGGAGTCAGGATCAGCAGACACTGTGCGAGACCCACGCGGCTTTGCTGTTAAGTTTTACACTGAAGAGGGCAACTGGGACCTGACAGGCAACAACACCCCCATTTTCTTTATCAGAGATGCCTTGTTG TTCCCATCGTTCATCCATACCCAGAAGCGTAATCCTCAAACCCACATGAAAGACCCTGATATGGTGTGGGACTTCTGGAGCCTGAGGCCTGAGTGTCTGCATCAG GTGTCTTTCCTGTTTAGTGATCGAGGTTTGCCGGATGGTTACCGTCACATGAATGGCTATGGCTCACACACCTTCAAACTGGTCAATGCTGATGGAGAGAGAGTCTACTGCAAGTTCCACTACAAG ACTGATCAAGGAATCAAGAATCTGTCAGTGGAAGAAGCGGACCGCCTGGCGTCCACCAACCCAGATTATGCTATTGGAGACCTGTTTAATGCTATCGCCAATGGCAACTACCCATCCTGGACATTTTACATCCAGGTCATGACCTTTGAGCAGGCGGAGAAATTCCAATTCAATCCCTTTGATCTTACCAAG GTTTGGTCACATAAAGAATACCCATTGATCCCAGTGGGCAGAATGCTTCTCAACAGGAACCCAGTCAACTACTTTGCAGAGGTGGAACAGTTGGCCTTTGACCCCAGCAACATGCCACCAGGCATCGAACCAAGCCCAGACAAAATGCTCCAG GGGCGTCTCTTCTCCTACCCAGACACACATCGACACCGTCTGGGAGCCAACTACCTGCAGATTCCAGTCAACTGCCCCTTCAGAGCCCGTGTGGCTAACTACCAGCGTGATGGCCCAATGTGTATGTTTGATAACCAAG GTGGAGCTCCAAACTATTATCCCAACAGCTTCAGTGCCCCGGAGTGCCAGCCACAGTGTGTGGAGTCCAAGTTCAAGGTGTCTCCAGATGTTGGCCGTTACAACAGTGCAGATGAAGATAACACCACACAG GTGCGTACCTTCTATACCCAGGTGCTGAACGAAGAGGAGCGCCAGAGACTTTGCCAGAACATGGCAGGGGCCCTGAAGGGAGCTCAGGTCTTCATCCAGAATCGCATG GTTGAGAATTTGAAGGCTGTCCATCCAGACTATGGAAATAGGGTTCAGAACCTCCTGAACAAGTACAATGCGGAGGCCCAGAAGGTAAACACTATGTTG AGCTCAACTGTGCATGTTTACAGCCGTCCAGGGGCTTCAGCCATTTCTGCATCCTCCAAGATGTAA